One genomic region from Methanobrevibacter olleyae encodes:
- a CDS encoding AEC family transporter yields MDFRIIIVSIIVMILIGVLSKKLNLLKEEDVETLNNLVINISLPCLIFNALYTVDVSLLPRLSILTVYILITSLIVGVLTYLLLKFLGWNKRTIWSIIVVVVLGNTGFLGYPITQGIYGSAGLIRAVFCDCATSITFVILSFLLILIFDGSTKLAIKRIITFLPLWSIILGIVFNIFNIPITSVGSTVVNYLAGSTIPLIMISLGLSLKIDGLKNHFKEVGLASFIKLIIYPLIGLAVLSLLNITELNHTIGFIEATMSSAMLGLVISIIYNLDSNLTSDCIFTSTLFSLVTIPIFLMLML; encoded by the coding sequence ATGGATTTTAGAATTATTATTGTTTCAATCATTGTAATGATTTTAATAGGAGTTTTATCTAAAAAGCTTAATCTCTTAAAAGAAGAAGATGTTGAAACTCTTAATAATTTAGTAATCAATATATCTCTACCATGTCTAATTTTCAATGCTTTGTATACTGTTGATGTTTCCTTACTTCCACGATTAAGCATTTTGACAGTTTATATATTAATCACTAGTTTAATTGTAGGTGTATTAACTTATTTGCTATTAAAATTTTTAGGATGGAACAAAAGGACAATTTGGAGTATAATAGTGGTTGTAGTTTTAGGTAATACTGGTTTTTTAGGTTATCCAATTACACAAGGAATTTATGGAAGTGCTGGTTTAATTAGAGCGGTGTTTTGTGATTGTGCTACTTCGATAACTTTTGTCATTTTAAGTTTTCTTTTAATTTTAATTTTTGATGGATCAACTAAACTAGCTATTAAAAGGATTATAACATTTCTACCCTTATGGTCAATAATTTTAGGAATTGTTTTCAATATATTTAATATTCCAATTACATCTGTAGGGTCAACTGTTGTAAATTATTTGGCAGGTTCTACCATTCCTCTTATTATGATATCTTTGGGATTATCATTAAAAATCGATGGTTTAAAAAATCACTTTAAAGAGGTAGGATTAGCATCATTTATCAAATTAATTATTTATCCTTTGATTGGTTTAGCTGTCTTGTCTTTACTTAATATAACTGAGCTTAATCATACAATTGGCTTTATAGAAGCTACTATGTCTTCAGCTATGTTAGGATTGGTTATTTCTATAATTTATAACTTAGATTCTAATTTAACTTCTGATTGCATTTTTACTTCTACTTTGTTTAGTCTAGTTACAATTCCTATATTCTTAATGCTTATGCTTTAA
- a CDS encoding CoB--CoM heterodisulfide reductase iron-sulfur subunit A family protein, whose translation MAEENVNEEEIRIGVYVCHCGVNVGGVVDCPEVAEYSKTLPNVVIAKDYKYMCSDPGQNLIQDDIKEHNLNRIVVAACSPRLHEPTFRRCVEEAGLNKFLFEFANLREQDSWVHMTQPVEATAKAKDLTRMAVAKARLLEPLEASKVAVDKKSLVIGGGVAGIQSALDLADMGFKTYLVERNPTIGGRMGQLDKTFPTLDCSMCILAPKMVDTSKHENIELITYAEVKEVDGYIGNFTVKVEKKPRYVREEDCTGCGQCQEVCPIEIPNYYDEGVGMVKAAYIPFPQAVPLCATIDKNYCIDCGLCETVCGPECIDRDMEPEEIELHVGTIIAATGYDPYDPTEKYEYGYGRYTNVITAMEIERMINASGPTGGHVIKPSDGIEPKRIAFIHCVGSRDEQIGKSYCSRVCCMYSMKNAQLCIDHEPDTEVTCYYMDIRSFGKGFEEFYKTSQEKYGIEFLRGRPAEIIENDDLTLTIRAEDTLLGKITEYTYDLVVLSIGLEPPEGSNKLRQTLGLSRTSDGFYMEAHPKLRPVDTLTDGVYIAGVAQGPKDIPDAVAQGSAAASRASIPMAKGEVEIEPITADTDATVCGACEVCVELCPYGAVSIEGEDAEKHAAINVALCKGCGTCVGACPSGAMNQNHFKTEQIMAQISAALEDVAK comes from the coding sequence ATGGCAGAAGAAAATGTAAATGAAGAAGAAATTAGAATAGGAGTATATGTTTGCCACTGTGGTGTAAACGTTGGTGGAGTAGTAGACTGTCCTGAAGTAGCAGAATACTCAAAAACTTTACCTAATGTAGTTATTGCAAAAGATTACAAATACATGTGTTCTGACCCAGGTCAAAATCTTATTCAAGATGATATTAAAGAACATAACTTAAACAGAATCGTAGTAGCAGCATGTTCTCCAAGACTTCACGAACCTACATTCAGAAGATGTGTAGAAGAAGCTGGATTAAACAAATTTTTATTTGAATTTGCTAACTTAAGAGAACAAGACTCTTGGGTACACATGACCCAACCTGTTGAAGCAACTGCAAAAGCAAAAGACTTAACTCGTATGGCTGTTGCAAAAGCTAGATTATTAGAACCTCTTGAAGCTTCTAAAGTAGCTGTAGATAAAAAAAGTCTTGTTATCGGTGGTGGAGTAGCAGGTATTCAATCTGCATTAGACTTAGCTGATATGGGATTCAAAACCTACTTAGTAGAAAGAAACCCAACTATCGGTGGAAGAATGGGTCAATTAGACAAAACCTTCCCTACCTTAGACTGTTCCATGTGTATTCTCGCACCTAAGATGGTAGACACTTCCAAACACGAAAACATTGAATTAATTACTTACGCTGAAGTTAAAGAAGTAGATGGATACATTGGTAACTTCACTGTAAAAGTAGAGAAAAAACCAAGATATGTTAGAGAAGAGGATTGTACTGGATGTGGACAATGTCAAGAAGTTTGTCCTATCGAAATACCTAACTACTATGACGAAGGTGTCGGTATGGTAAAAGCAGCTTACATCCCATTCCCTCAAGCAGTACCTCTCTGTGCAACTATCGACAAAAACTACTGTATTGACTGTGGTCTTTGTGAAACTGTATGTGGTCCTGAATGTATCGACCGTGACATGGAACCTGAAGAAATCGAACTTCATGTTGGTACCATTATTGCAGCAACTGGTTATGATCCATATGACCCAACTGAAAAATACGAATATGGTTATGGTAGATACACTAACGTAATTACCGCAATGGAAATTGAAAGAATGATCAATGCATCAGGTCCTACTGGTGGTCATGTAATTAAACCATCTGATGGAATCGAACCTAAACGTATTGCATTCATCCACTGTGTCGGTTCAAGAGATGAACAAATCGGTAAATCCTACTGTTCAAGAGTATGTTGTATGTACTCTATGAAAAATGCTCAATTATGTATTGACCACGAACCTGACACTGAAGTAACTTGTTACTACATGGATATCCGTTCATTCGGTAAAGGATTCGAAGAGTTCTACAAAACTTCCCAAGAAAAATATGGTATTGAGTTCTTAAGAGGACGTCCTGCTGAAATCATTGAAAACGATGATTTAACATTAACTATCAGAGCAGAAGATACCTTACTTGGAAAAATAACTGAATACACCTATGACTTAGTTGTATTATCTATTGGATTAGAACCTCCTGAAGGATCTAACAAACTCAGACAAACCTTAGGTTTATCTAGAACTAGTGACGGATTCTACATGGAAGCTCACCCAAAACTCAGACCTGTTGACACTTTAACTGATGGTGTTTACATTGCTGGTGTAGCACAAGGTCCTAAAGATATTCCTGACGCAGTAGCACAAGGTTCTGCTGCAGCATCAAGAGCATCTATCCCAATGGCTAAAGGTGAAGTAGAAATCGAACCTATTACTGCTGACACTGATGCTACTGTTTGTGGTGCATGTGAAGTATGTGTAGAATTATGTCCATACGGTGCTGTAAGTATTGAAGGTGAAGACGCTGAGAAACATGCAGCAATTAATGTTGCATTATGTAAAGGATGTGGTACCTGTGTAGGTGCATGTCCATCTGGTGCTATGAACCAAAACCACTTCAAAACCGAACAAATTATGGCACAAATCTCTGCAGCTCTTGAAGACGTAGCAAAATAG
- the glyA gene encoding serine hydroxymethyltransferase, producing the protein MYQYEEDVNRFNELMKVHNDWMRDSINLIASENITSNQVKTAMVSDLSHRYAEGQAYQRLYQGCTYIDQIEDLAKQLSCKVYDCTYANVQPVSGVTANLAAFFGFAKSGDKMMAMNIPFGGHISHANVSAAGIRGLKTLEHPFDPSIMNIDIDAMNKMILEEKPKIILFGGSLFLFPHPVKEAVDAAQEVGATIMYDGAHVLGLIAGKQFQDPLKEGAEILMGSTHKTFPGPQGGIILSQEENKDLIDNAVFPGVVSNHHLHHLAGLGIATAEMLEFGEDYAKQTIKNAKALAGALAEEGFNVLCEDLGYTESHQVAMDVSDVKRATLLAKELEQNNVILNKNLIPGDNVNDSDNPSGIRIGTQEITRRGMKEKEMEEVAKFIWRVAEGESLDIKDEVTEFMSQYRTIHYAFKEEEGYKYIQY; encoded by the coding sequence ATGTATCAATATGAAGAAGATGTTAATAGGTTTAATGAATTAATGAAAGTTCATAATGACTGGATGAGAGATAGTATTAACCTTATTGCAAGTGAAAACATTACAAGCAATCAAGTAAAAACTGCTATGGTATCAGATTTGTCTCACAGGTATGCTGAAGGACAAGCTTACCAGAGATTATACCAAGGTTGTACTTACATTGACCAAATAGAAGACTTAGCAAAGCAATTATCTTGTAAAGTTTATGACTGTACTTATGCGAATGTTCAACCGGTATCTGGTGTAACTGCAAACTTAGCGGCTTTCTTTGGTTTTGCTAAATCTGGAGATAAAATGATGGCTATGAATATTCCATTTGGTGGACACATAAGCCATGCAAATGTAAGTGCAGCAGGTATCAGAGGATTAAAAACTTTAGAACATCCTTTTGACCCTTCAATTATGAATATTGATATTGATGCAATGAATAAAATGATTTTAGAAGAAAAACCTAAAATTATTCTCTTTGGAGGAAGTTTATTCTTATTCCCACACCCAGTAAAAGAAGCTGTTGATGCAGCACAAGAAGTAGGAGCAACTATTATGTATGATGGTGCTCATGTACTTGGTTTAATTGCAGGTAAACAATTCCAAGATCCTTTAAAGGAAGGAGCTGAAATTTTAATGGGCAGTACTCACAAAACTTTCCCAGGTCCTCAAGGCGGGATTATCTTATCTCAAGAAGAAAACAAAGACTTGATTGATAATGCTGTTTTCCCAGGTGTGGTAAGTAACCACCACTTACACCACTTAGCTGGTTTAGGTATTGCCACTGCTGAAATGTTAGAGTTTGGTGAAGATTATGCTAAACAAACTATTAAAAACGCTAAAGCCTTAGCAGGTGCACTTGCTGAGGAGGGATTCAATGTTTTATGTGAAGATTTAGGATACACTGAATCTCACCAAGTAGCTATGGATGTTTCTGATGTAAAAAGAGCAACCCTATTAGCTAAAGAGTTAGAACAAAACAATGTAATTCTTAATAAAAACCTTATTCCAGGAGACAATGTTAATGATAGTGACAATCCATCTGGTATAAGAATTGGTACCCAAGAAATTACAAGACGTGGTATGAAAGAAAAAGAAATGGAAGAAGTAGCTAAATTTATCTGGAGAGTTGCTGAAGGTGAAAGTTTAGATATTAAAGATGAAGTTACTGAATTTATGAGCCAATACAGAACTATTCACTATGCTTTCAAAGAAGAAGAAGGTTATAAGTATATTCAATATTAG
- a CDS encoding dihydromethanopterin reductase (acceptor): MKIGWAFTGAGHLLRESVEAMEELANDHDITVFLSHAAEEVLKMYGLYDRVLAVTGGRYRELASDSNQKFSFPITGRLSLGKYDLLIVSPTTANTVAKIVYGISDTLVTNAVAQAGKGKVRTLMVPVDIEEEDIETVLPSKLEKTKCKSCDKCEAALVCPNAAIIPHEEIDLLKCIGCGACKDICPYDAVSEGKIITMHMRPIDILNTRKLEKMEGIEIFENPSKLLEKLL, from the coding sequence ATGAAAATAGGATGGGCTTTTACTGGTGCAGGACATTTACTTAGAGAAAGTGTTGAAGCTATGGAAGAGTTAGCAAATGACCATGATATAACTGTTTTTTTATCACATGCAGCTGAAGAAGTTTTAAAGATGTATGGGCTTTATGATAGAGTTCTTGCTGTTACTGGTGGAAGATATAGAGAATTAGCAAGTGATTCTAATCAAAAATTCAGTTTTCCTATTACAGGTAGACTTTCACTTGGAAAGTATGATTTACTTATTGTTTCTCCTACAACTGCAAATACAGTAGCAAAAATAGTTTATGGAATATCCGATACTCTTGTAACTAATGCAGTTGCTCAAGCTGGAAAAGGAAAAGTTAGAACACTTATGGTTCCTGTAGATATTGAAGAAGAGGATATTGAAACTGTTTTGCCTTCAAAACTTGAAAAAACTAAATGTAAATCATGTGATAAGTGTGAAGCGGCTCTTGTTTGTCCAAATGCTGCAATTATTCCTCATGAAGAAATAGATTTATTAAAATGTATTGGTTGTGGAGCCTGTAAAGATATTTGTCCTTATGATGCAGTTTCTGAAGGTAAAATTATCACAATGCACATGAGGCCAATAGACATTCTAAATACTCGTAAACTAGAAAAAATGGAGGGAATCGAGATTTTTGAAAACCCATCCAAACTTTTAGAGAAACTTTTATAA
- a CDS encoding DUF192 domain-containing protein: protein MNFIKKINRNKEEYSNANEIANNQRNKNNLSYRKNDNLKILYLKNSKKIITKVKIANSFKKRLIGLMFKKTTKYPLLFEIPQKINRKEKSSIHSFFMRFEIRLVFIDRKNIIYEIADLKPWRYYVPKKPAKYIIEFDKIEFDNFDLKIGDEIEIK, encoded by the coding sequence ATGAATTTTATTAAAAAAATAAATAGAAATAAAGAGGAATATTCAAATGCCAATGAAATTGCAAATAATCAAAGGAATAAAAATAATCTAAGCTATAGAAAAAATGATAACTTGAAAATATTATATTTAAAAAATTCTAAAAAAATTATTACAAAAGTTAAAATAGCAAATAGCTTTAAAAAGCGTTTAATTGGATTAATGTTTAAAAAAACAACAAAATATCCCTTATTGTTTGAAATTCCACAAAAAATCAATAGAAAAGAAAAATCATCCATACATAGCTTTTTTATGAGATTTGAGATAAGATTGGTTTTTATTGATAGAAAGAATATTATTTATGAAATAGCTGATTTAAAACCATGGCGATATTATGTTCCTAAAAAACCTGCCAAATACATAATAGAATTTGATAAAATAGAATTTGATAATTTTGATTTAAAAATAGGGGATGAAATAGAAATAAAATAA
- a CDS encoding methionine adenosyltransferase yields the protein MRNIFIKELNQTFIEDLDIEIVERKGIGHPDSISDGIGESVSEALCKMYMDELGGVLHHNTDEVQITAGESHPVFGGGEIIKPIDILLTGRGVSEYEGHKFPLDRVAIEAAKEFLDKTVINLDVNVDTIVQCKIGHGSGDLVDVFSREGAPSSNDTSFGVGYAPFSEVETIVMETEKLLNSKGFKKQHPAVGEDIKVMGLRDGDKITLTIGCAMVSKYLANRDEYITVREGLKDIVIDLALKYTNREVEVFVNTADSDEAKDESGYYLTVTGTSAEMGDDGSVGRGNRANGLITPCRPMSMEATSGKNPINHVGKIYNILSNEIANDVVANVEGIKQINLMILSQIGKPIDQPKAASAGLILEDGYDMEKVTPQVNKIIDDWLENISVITENVVQGKARTF from the coding sequence ATGAGAAATATTTTTATTAAAGAATTAAATCAAACTTTTATTGAAGATCTTGATATTGAAATTGTAGAGAGAAAAGGTATTGGTCACCCAGACAGTATCAGTGATGGTATTGGTGAATCTGTAAGTGAAGCACTTTGTAAGATGTATATGGATGAATTAGGTGGGGTATTACACCACAACACTGATGAAGTTCAAATTACTGCAGGTGAATCACATCCTGTCTTCGGTGGTGGAGAAATTATTAAACCTATCGATATTCTTTTAACTGGTAGAGGAGTATCTGAATACGAAGGACACAAATTCCCTCTTGATAGAGTTGCAATTGAAGCAGCAAAAGAATTTTTAGATAAAACTGTAATTAACTTAGATGTTAATGTTGATACAATTGTACAATGTAAAATTGGACATGGTTCTGGTGATTTAGTAGATGTATTTAGTAGAGAAGGTGCACCTTCTTCTAACGACACTTCCTTTGGTGTAGGATATGCACCATTTTCTGAAGTGGAAACTATCGTAATGGAAACTGAGAAATTATTAAACTCTAAAGGATTCAAAAAGCAACATCCTGCTGTAGGTGAAGATATTAAGGTAATGGGTCTTAGAGATGGAGATAAAATTACTTTAACTATTGGCTGTGCTATGGTTTCTAAATACTTAGCTAATCGAGATGAATATATTACAGTAAGAGAGGGTTTAAAAGACATTGTAATTGACCTTGCTTTAAAATACACCAACAGAGAGGTAGAAGTATTTGTAAACACTGCTGATAGTGATGAAGCAAAAGATGAATCTGGATACTACTTAACTGTAACTGGTACTTCTGCTGAAATGGGGGATGATGGTTCTGTAGGAAGAGGAAACAGAGCTAATGGTTTGATTACTCCATGCAGACCAATGTCTATGGAAGCAACTTCTGGTAAAAACCCAATTAATCATGTAGGTAAAATTTATAATATTTTATCTAATGAAATTGCAAATGATGTTGTTGCTAATGTTGAAGGTATTAAACAAATCAACTTGATGATTTTATCTCAAATTGGTAAACCTATTGACCAACCTAAAGCAGCTTCTGCTGGTTTAATCTTAGAAGATGGTTATGATATGGAGAAAGTTACTCCACAAGTTAACAAAATCATCGATGATTGGTTAGAAAATATATCTGTAATTACTGAAAATGTAGTTCAAGGTAAAGCAAGAACATTTTAA
- the ileS gene encoding isoleucine--tRNA ligase produces the protein MPLKEAEKNYDFKKIEEKVQNFWEDSDIYAKTNKLRANGPKYSFLDGPPYCSGKIHLGTTWNKVIKDTLLRYKSMNGFKLRRQAGWDMHGLPIEHRVEQLLGIESKQEIEEKYGIDNFIDKCKEFAMENKFAMTEQFKRLGVWMDWDNPYMTLDPKYMESAWWTLKKTHEKNLLTKDKRVISWCPHCETALAAAEIDYTEGEDPSIYLRFPLKEKLITDDAYLNLRQSFLVWTTTPWTLPGNLAICLNEDFEYSFVKVDGRLNQGEDEILIIASELLESVLGPIEVIHKNKLPNPKYDPENEESSEKKYIIEEVHEVMYEIIKTLKGSELLGLSYLYPLAEEVPKQMEIEAENELVHTTFHGDHVELGEGTGFVHTAPGHGPEDFEIGQEIGLPIHCPVDEAGCFNADGGTYADGFTKDLNDTIIADLIAKDLIFKHETINHRYGVCWRCKTPIIYLATEQWFIKVPEIKEKMLSEIDRVEWVPKWAGEGRFYDWVANAKDWTISRQRYWGIPIPIWICPDCGEIKVIGSVEELKKESINEITASDEDLVHRPYVDEVLIKCNCSCESPMKRIPDVLDVWIDSGVAGWAALYYPQEEKMFKEWYPYDFICEGHDQTRGWFYSQLGTGVIVLDQAPYNKVLMHGFVLDEEGKKMSKSLGNVVQPEEVIEKYGVDVLRFYLLWACKPWDDLKFVWDELNNVKKMFNIFWNVYVFSTTYMALDEFDPAKCIVDGPDANITLRNEDKWILSSVNSLAKEVGEDINNVYFHLATRKINNFILEDLSRWYVRLIRGRTWVESDDPDKLGAYYSLYTTLNTLIHLMAPITPHLSEEVYENLVKNLDDGAAESIHMDDWIYDEALIDKELEAKMDNLRDIIEAAARARDVARYKLRWPVSDITVVSQDDEILESVAYLEDVIKDQSNTKEVLTATEFENLTFIVKPNLKTLGPRLKGDMGIVQKFFAKAKADGIGNSIKDSLDGTGKYIVRGEDREGNLKEIELSADDVLYDSELPDDVVSAEFSGGNVFVNTKITPEILSEAMARELIRRIQDMRKDMDLDVEANVGVMVNTDSEFKELVEKQSGLISEEVRAKSLIIFDGKACEICTDKGSEENLDEDISIEYSKEWIIEDNKVIISVVKLS, from the coding sequence ATGCCGTTAAAAGAGGCGGAGAAAAATTATGACTTTAAGAAAATAGAAGAAAAGGTCCAAAACTTTTGGGAAGATTCTGATATTTATGCTAAAACAAATAAATTACGAGCTAATGGTCCAAAATATTCCTTTTTAGATGGACCTCCATATTGTAGTGGTAAAATACATTTAGGTACTACTTGGAATAAAGTTATTAAAGATACTTTGTTACGTTATAAATCTATGAATGGATTTAAATTAAGAAGACAAGCTGGATGGGATATGCATGGTTTACCTATTGAACATAGGGTAGAACAATTATTAGGTATTGAATCTAAGCAAGAGATAGAAGAAAAATATGGAATAGATAATTTCATTGATAAATGTAAAGAATTTGCAATGGAAAATAAATTTGCAATGACTGAACAGTTTAAAAGATTAGGAGTTTGGATGGATTGGGATAATCCTTACATGACATTAGATCCTAAATATATGGAATCAGCTTGGTGGACTCTTAAAAAGACTCATGAGAAAAATTTACTTACAAAAGATAAAAGGGTAATCAGTTGGTGTCCTCATTGTGAAACTGCACTTGCTGCAGCTGAGATTGATTATACTGAAGGAGAAGACCCATCTATTTATCTACGTTTCCCATTAAAAGAAAAATTAATCACTGATGATGCTTATCTAAATTTAAGACAATCTTTCTTAGTATGGACAACTACACCTTGGACACTTCCTGGAAACTTGGCTATTTGTTTAAATGAAGATTTTGAATATTCTTTTGTTAAAGTTGATGGGAGATTAAATCAAGGTGAAGATGAAATTTTAATCATTGCATCTGAGCTTTTAGAAAGTGTTTTAGGACCAATTGAAGTGATTCATAAAAATAAATTACCGAATCCTAAATATGATCCAGAAAACGAAGAATCTAGTGAGAAAAAATACATCATTGAAGAAGTACATGAAGTGATGTATGAAATCATTAAAACTCTAAAGGGGTCTGAGCTTTTAGGTTTAAGTTACCTTTATCCTTTAGCTGAAGAAGTACCTAAACAAATGGAAATTGAAGCTGAAAATGAATTAGTTCACACAACTTTCCATGGAGATCATGTAGAATTAGGTGAAGGTACTGGTTTTGTACATACTGCTCCTGGACATGGTCCTGAGGACTTTGAAATTGGTCAAGAAATCGGACTTCCTATTCACTGTCCTGTAGATGAAGCAGGCTGCTTTAATGCTGATGGTGGTACCTATGCTGATGGATTTACTAAAGATTTAAATGATACAATCATTGCTGATTTAATTGCAAAAGACTTAATCTTTAAACATGAGACTATTAACCACAGATATGGTGTATGTTGGAGATGTAAAACTCCTATTATTTACTTAGCTACTGAACAATGGTTTATTAAAGTGCCTGAAATTAAGGAAAAAATGTTATCTGAGATTGATAGAGTAGAATGGGTACCTAAATGGGCTGGTGAAGGAAGATTCTATGACTGGGTAGCTAATGCTAAGGATTGGACTATTTCAAGACAAAGATACTGGGGTATTCCAATACCTATTTGGATTTGTCCAGATTGTGGTGAAATTAAAGTAATAGGCTCTGTAGAGGAACTTAAAAAAGAATCTATTAATGAAATAACTGCAAGTGATGAAGATTTAGTTCACAGACCTTATGTTGATGAGGTATTAATTAAATGTAATTGTAGCTGTGAAAGTCCAATGAAGCGTATTCCTGATGTTTTGGATGTATGGATTGACTCAGGAGTAGCAGGCTGGGCGGCTCTATACTATCCTCAAGAGGAAAAAATGTTTAAGGAGTGGTATCCTTATGACTTTATTTGTGAAGGCCATGACCAAACAAGAGGATGGTTCTATTCTCAACTAGGTACAGGTGTAATTGTATTAGACCAAGCTCCATATAATAAAGTTTTAATGCATGGATTTGTATTAGACGAAGAAGGTAAAAAAATGAGTAAGTCTTTAGGTAACGTAGTTCAACCTGAAGAAGTTATTGAAAAGTATGGTGTAGATGTACTTAGATTCTACCTTTTATGGGCTTGTAAACCATGGGATGACCTTAAATTTGTTTGGGATGAATTAAACAATGTTAAAAAGATGTTTAATATCTTTTGGAATGTATATGTCTTTTCAACTACTTATATGGCTCTTGATGAATTTGACCCAGCAAAATGTATAGTGGATGGTCCAGATGCAAATATCACACTTAGAAATGAAGATAAATGGATTTTATCCTCTGTAAATTCACTTGCAAAAGAAGTAGGTGAAGATATTAATAATGTCTATTTCCATTTAGCAACTAGAAAAATTAATAATTTCATACTTGAAGATTTAAGTAGATGGTATGTAAGATTAATTAGGGGAAGAACTTGGGTAGAAAGTGATGATCCTGATAAATTAGGTGCATACTACTCACTTTACACTACTCTTAATACATTAATCCATTTAATGGCTCCTATCACTCCTCATTTATCTGAAGAAGTATATGAAAACTTAGTTAAAAACTTAGATGATGGTGCAGCTGAAAGTATTCATATGGATGATTGGATTTATGATGAAGCTTTAATTGACAAAGAACTTGAAGCTAAAATGGATAATCTAAGAGATATTATTGAAGCAGCTGCAAGAGCAAGAGATGTTGCAAGATATAAACTTAGATGGCCTGTAAGTGATATTACAGTTGTATCTCAAGATGATGAAATCTTAGAAAGTGTAGCTTATCTTGAAGATGTAATTAAAGATCAATCTAATACAAAAGAAGTTTTAACTGCAACAGAGTTTGAAAACCTTACTTTCATTGTAAAACCTAATCTTAAAACATTAGGTCCAAGACTTAAAGGAGATATGGGCATTGTACAAAAATTCTTTGCAAAAGCAAAAGCAGATGGAATTGGCAATTCTATAAAAGACAGTTTAGATGGCACTGGTAAGTATATTGTAAGAGGGGAAGATAGAGAAGGTAATTTAAAGGAAATTGAACTTTCAGCAGATGATGTTCTTTATGATTCTGAACTTCCTGATGATGTTGTAAGTGCTGAATTTAGCGGAGGAAATGTATTTGTAAATACTAAAATCACTCCAGAGATTTTATCTGAAGCTATGGCTCGTGAACTTATTAGAAGAATCCAAGATATGAGAAAAGATATGGATTTAGATGTTGAAGCTAATGTTGGTGTTATGGTAAACACTGATAGTGAATTTAAAGAATTAGTTGAAAAACAGTCTGGTTTAATAAGTGAGGAAGTTAGAGCTAAATCCCTTATAATCTTTGATGGAAAAGCTTGTGAAATTTGTACGGATAAGGGCAGTGAAGAAAATCTTGATGAGGATATTTCTATTGAATACTCAAAAGAATGGATTATTGAAGATAATAAAGTAATTATTTCTGTTGTTAAACTTAGTTAG